The genomic interval ACACGCTTTTTTCACCCGTGCCAGCGCGGCGATCAGCCCCGGAGCAACACGACGCCCTACCAAAGAAAAATTCTCCAGCGCACGCGCAGTATGAATGCCCCACGGCACGTTCCCGGGAAGGGTCTTTTCGCCCAGACAATCCTTTTCTTTTTTCAGTTCCATTCTTCAATCACCGCGAAAAAGCAAAACTTCCGCTATGCTGCGTATTTCATGGGGTCTGTCCCCTGATTACGATCCGGCACTTGATGTTTTACTGAGCATCGATTTAACGGAAACTCCGGGAAGGCGCCCGAGCTTTCCGGTAAGCGAACCCAGCTGATCCGTATCCGCGTCAATCACCAGCGTAATGGCAGAGCAGTTGCGATCCCGACACGGCACTCCGGTGCGCGCAAGAATGAGGTCACCGTAATCCGACAACACCTTATTCACCGCCGCCGCATTTTTTTCGCGCTCTTCAACAATCAGGCCCACAAAGCCCAGACGTCTATTCATGATCTCCTCCGTTCCGCACATCGAAACTGTCAGATTCTGTTTCAGATCCCTCGCCACCCGCCGCAGCCGGCCCCTCAGGAAAACTGCACCCTATTTAAATCCCTACTTCCGGCAAGGGTTAAGTGGAACTACAGGCTAATATAGACAAGGTATAAACAAAAAACGTCCGCATGGAACCATGTCTGTCTGAATCCCGGAAAAAGGTTTGAAGAAGACTGCTCCACAGCTACCGCCCGCCAACCTCTTTTTAAGAGCCGGGCTTTTATCTTTTTGTCCGAACTGTTTTTGCAACGGGTCATAATCTGCTATTGGTCTGCCATGCCTTATCTGGAAAAACTGATTGAAGAGTATGCCGCGCTGGAGTGCGATATCCGCGAGGTAATGACGCACCTGTTCAGTGGAATCTGCGCAATGTGCACGGCGTGCTGCTGTCGGGCCGATATCTGCGAAGAGGCACTTGAAAGTGCATTTCTTGCCCACCTACTGGAAAAACAGGACCTCGGGGAAAAGGATATGGATGACCGCTTCGGCTGGCTCGATCTCACCGGCTGCTCTCTCGATTATGGCCGCCCGCCGGTCTGTTATGCCTATTACTGCGATCAGCTGCTGGCCCGTCTCCCTGACGATACCTCCCGCTATGCAGCAAACGTTCTTGGCAAACTGATTCACCACATCGGTCAACGCGCTCTGAACAGCCGGCATCTCGTTGAAATCATGGATCCGGACGACCTGGAAAAAATTAATCTTAACCGCC from Verrucomicrobia bacterium S94 carries:
- a CDS encoding CopG family transcriptional regulator gives rise to the protein MNRRLGFVGLIVEEREKNAAAVNKVLSDYGDLILARTGVPCRDRNCSAITLVIDADTDQLGSLTGKLGRLPGVSVKSMLSKTSSAGS